A portion of the Corynebacterium rouxii genome contains these proteins:
- a CDS encoding aminoacyl-tRNA hydrolase translates to MSNLRIAYDRLRSMSLTEDNPTVQAMQIALHIPKNDPPARSEILQAAAQAVVACCLSEESVTDEWYGNRLQQWYDHRIRKVARRGRNAAWERVTTLPGVSSVSGSAEARAFVPGPVDSVDPLLKKLQISHTDIPFDSPADPAEGPVLYVDRSLGMSVGKTAAQVGHGSMLLAAAQPFEWVERWAGQGYRLSVREVEPDVFRKAAEQVGAVHVIDAGFTEVAPSSLTVVALPTPLF, encoded by the coding sequence ATGAGTAACCTACGTATTGCCTATGATCGTCTGCGGTCGATGTCGCTGACGGAAGACAATCCTACTGTTCAGGCCATGCAGATCGCGTTGCATATTCCGAAAAATGATCCTCCTGCGCGTTCCGAGATTCTGCAGGCTGCAGCCCAGGCGGTTGTTGCGTGTTGTTTGAGTGAGGAATCGGTGACGGATGAGTGGTATGGCAACCGGTTGCAGCAATGGTACGACCATCGCATTCGGAAGGTGGCGCGCCGTGGCAGAAACGCTGCTTGGGAGCGCGTGACGACGCTTCCTGGGGTTTCCTCGGTGTCTGGTTCTGCAGAGGCTCGCGCTTTTGTGCCAGGGCCTGTGGATTCGGTGGATCCGTTGTTGAAGAAACTGCAGATTTCTCATACCGATATTCCTTTCGATTCGCCTGCCGATCCCGCTGAGGGGCCGGTGTTGTATGTGGACCGCAGTTTGGGTATGTCTGTAGGAAAGACGGCAGCCCAAGTTGGGCATGGGTCGATGCTTCTTGCCGCAGCGCAACCTTTTGAGTGGGTTGAGCGTTGGGCAGGCCAAGGCTACCGCCTGAGTGTGCGGGAAGTTGAGCCTGATGTGTTCCGTAAGGCAGCAGAGCAGGTGGGTGCTGTTCATGTAATCGATGCTGGTTTTACAGAAGTAGCTCCTAGCTCATTGACTGTGGTGGCTTTACCTACGCCGCTTTTTTGA
- the serB gene encoding phosphoserine phosphatase SerB: MSHSSCDNSDVTFPITSVPLRQDLTPVVITVTGADRHGVTAATFRVLSVNGVQILDVEQSKFRGFLSIAVYAGIKPDMIDSVEQGLRDTLSVHGQSVSLSVESHTEVSRPRSTHVVVILGNPVGAEDIWKIGQTMADFGANIDGIRGISDYPVTGLELRVTVADPAPGAAEPLRKALAALTTELGVDIVIERAGLQRRSKRLVCFDCDSTLITGEVIEMLAAHAGREEEVAAVTERAMRGELDFEESLRERVKTLAGLDASVIDEVARDIELTPGARTTIRTLKRLGYKTAVVSGGFIQVLEDLAQDLDLDYIRANTLEIVDGKLTGRVIGKVVDRAAKAEFLREFAGDSGLRMYQTVAVGDGANDIDMISAAGMGIAFNAKPALREIADTSVNTPFLDEVLYMLGITRDEIDADGKSRRVPLEPHE, encoded by the coding sequence ATGAGTCACAGCTCATGCGACAATAGCGACGTGACTTTTCCAATAACTTCAGTTCCGCTGCGCCAAGACCTCACCCCAGTTGTTATTACGGTGACTGGCGCAGACCGCCATGGTGTTACTGCTGCAACTTTCCGAGTTCTTTCTGTGAACGGTGTGCAGATCCTCGACGTGGAACAGTCTAAGTTCCGTGGGTTTTTAAGTATTGCAGTGTATGCCGGTATTAAACCCGACATGATTGACTCTGTTGAGCAGGGTTTGCGTGACACTTTGAGCGTGCATGGTCAATCTGTTTCCCTGTCCGTAGAATCCCATACCGAGGTTTCGCGTCCTCGTTCGACGCATGTGGTAGTGATCTTGGGTAATCCGGTAGGTGCCGAGGACATTTGGAAGATTGGCCAAACAATGGCTGATTTTGGTGCCAACATTGATGGCATTCGTGGAATTTCAGATTATCCAGTGACTGGTCTCGAGTTGCGAGTGACGGTTGCAGATCCTGCCCCTGGTGCGGCGGAACCATTGCGAAAGGCATTGGCTGCACTTACCACTGAGCTCGGTGTTGACATCGTGATCGAGCGTGCTGGTTTGCAGCGCCGTTCGAAGCGCTTGGTGTGTTTCGATTGTGACTCCACTTTGATTACTGGCGAGGTCATTGAGATGTTGGCTGCGCATGCTGGCAGGGAGGAAGAAGTTGCGGCGGTCACCGAGCGTGCGATGCGCGGGGAGCTTGATTTTGAGGAGTCTTTGCGCGAGCGTGTGAAGACTTTGGCTGGGCTGGACGCTTCTGTTATCGACGAAGTTGCCCGCGACATCGAGCTCACTCCTGGTGCGCGCACGACGATCCGCACTCTTAAGCGTTTGGGTTATAAGACAGCTGTGGTCTCGGGTGGGTTTATCCAAGTTTTGGAAGATCTTGCTCAGGACTTGGATCTTGATTATATTCGCGCTAACACGTTGGAGATTGTGGATGGCAAGCTGACGGGCCGCGTGATCGGCAAGGTCGTGGACCGTGCGGCTAAGGCAGAGTTTTTGCGTGAGTTTGCTGGGGATTCTGGGCTTCGGATGTATCAGACTGTCGCTGTCGGTGATGGTGCGAATGATATTGACATGATTTCAGCAGCCGGCATGGGCATTGCGTTTAATGCCAAACCAGCGTTGCGAGAAATCGCTGACACCTCGGTCAATACTCCGTTCCTGGACGAGGTTCTTTACATGTTGGGTATTACCCGTGATGAGATCGACGCTGATGGGAAGTCTCGTCGCGTGCCTTTGGAACCGCATGAGTAA
- the ctaD gene encoding aa3-type cytochrome oxidase subunit I: MTAVAPRLENYAEPTRPAPTGGARKGTLAWKMLTTTDHKLLGMMYIVMSFVWFFVGGLMALLIRAELFSPGLQFLSNEQFNQLFTLHGTIMLLAFGTPVVWGFSNYVLPLQIGAPDVAFPRLNAFGFWITQIGVVAMLAGFLTPGGAADFGWTMYLPLADSIHSPGVGGDFWIIGVGATGVGTIASAVNMITTILCMRAPGMTMFRMPIFCWNIFVASVIVLLIFPLLTAAALGVMYDRKLGGHIYDPGNGGAILWQHLFWFFGHPEVYVLALPFFGIVSEVIPVFARKPMFGYIGLVFATLSIGMLSMAVWAHHMFVTGAILLPFFSFMTFLISVPTGVKFFNWLGTMWRGHISWETPMTWTMGFLVTFLFGGLTGIMLASPPLDFHISDTYFVVAHFHYTLFGTVVFASYAGVYFWFPKMTGRMLDERLGKIHFWITFVGFHGTFLVQHWVGNEGMPRRYADYLESDGFTTLNQISTVFSFLLGVSVIPFIWNVFKSYRYGEIVTVDDPWGYGNSLEWATSCPPPRHNFTSLPRIRSERPAFELHYPHMVERMRREAHIGHH; this comes from the coding sequence ATGACCGCTGTGGCGCCGAGGCTCGAAAATTATGCCGAGCCAACAAGGCCCGCACCAACCGGTGGTGCCCGCAAGGGAACGCTGGCGTGGAAGATGCTGACCACAACTGACCACAAGCTGCTGGGCATGATGTACATCGTCATGTCCTTCGTGTGGTTCTTCGTTGGTGGTCTGATGGCTCTGCTTATTCGTGCCGAGCTCTTCAGTCCAGGACTTCAGTTCCTGTCTAATGAGCAGTTCAACCAGCTGTTCACCCTTCACGGAACCATCATGCTGCTGGCCTTTGGTACGCCAGTCGTGTGGGGCTTTTCTAACTATGTTCTGCCATTGCAGATCGGCGCACCTGACGTGGCATTCCCACGTCTGAACGCTTTCGGCTTCTGGATCACACAGATTGGCGTCGTCGCAATGCTGGCAGGCTTCCTCACCCCAGGTGGTGCGGCAGACTTCGGCTGGACGATGTACCTGCCTTTGGCTGACTCCATCCACTCCCCAGGCGTGGGCGGCGACTTCTGGATCATCGGTGTGGGCGCAACTGGTGTGGGTACCATTGCTTCCGCCGTGAACATGATCACCACCATCCTGTGCATGCGTGCACCAGGTATGACCATGTTCCGTATGCCAATCTTCTGCTGGAACATCTTCGTTGCTTCCGTCATCGTTCTTCTGATCTTCCCACTGCTCACCGCAGCAGCTTTGGGCGTTATGTACGACCGTAAGCTCGGCGGCCACATCTACGATCCAGGCAACGGCGGTGCCATCCTGTGGCAGCACCTCTTCTGGTTCTTCGGCCACCCAGAGGTGTACGTCCTTGCACTGCCATTCTTCGGTATCGTTTCCGAGGTCATCCCAGTGTTCGCTCGTAAGCCAATGTTCGGCTACATCGGCCTGGTTTTCGCAACCTTGTCGATCGGTATGCTCTCCATGGCTGTGTGGGCTCACCACATGTTCGTTACCGGCGCAATCCTGTTGCCATTCTTCTCCTTCATGACGTTCCTCATCTCGGTTCCTACCGGTGTGAAGTTCTTCAACTGGTTGGGCACCATGTGGCGCGGTCACATCTCTTGGGAGACCCCAATGACGTGGACCATGGGCTTCTTGGTGACGTTCCTCTTCGGTGGCTTGACCGGTATTATGCTGGCATCCCCACCACTGGACTTCCACATCTCTGACACCTACTTTGTGGTTGCACACTTCCACTACACCCTCTTCGGTACCGTGGTATTCGCTTCCTACGCTGGTGTGTACTTCTGGTTCCCGAAGATGACCGGCCGCATGCTCGATGAGCGTCTGGGCAAGATCCACTTCTGGATCACCTTCGTTGGCTTCCACGGCACCTTCTTGGTTCAGCACTGGGTTGGTAACGAGGGCATGCCACGTCGTTACGCTGACTACCTCGAGTCTGACGGATTCACCACCTTGAACCAGATTTCTACCGTGTTCTCCTTCTTGCTTGGTGTCTCGGTTATCCCATTCATCTGGAACGTGTTCAAGTCCTACCGTTACGGTGAGATCGTGACCGTAGACGACCCATGGGGTTACGGCAACTCTTTGGAGTGGGCAACTTCTTGCCCTCCTCCACGCCACAACTTCACGTCGCTGCCACGCATCCGCTCTGAGCGTCCTGCTTTCGAGCTGCACTACCCACACATGGTGGAGCGCATGCGCCGCGAGGCTCACATTGGACACCACTGA
- the nrdF gene encoding class 1b ribonucleoside-diphosphate reductase subunit beta, whose protein sequence is MTTYNAYFESHPKPVAAINWNSIPDEKDLEVWDRLTGNFWLPEKIPVSNDIKSWNTLNDLEKRTTMRVFTGLTLLDTIQGTVGAVSMLPDAVSLHEEAVYTNIAFMESVHAKSYSNIFMTLASTPEINDAFRWSEENENLQKKAKIILSYYEGDDPLKRKVASTLLESFLFYSGFYLPMYWSSHAKLTNTADIIRLIIRDEAVHGYYIGYKFQQALLKETSERQAELKEYTFDLLYDLYDNEIQYTEDLYDDLGWTEDVKRFLRYNANKALNNLGYEALFPADECRVSPAILSALSPNADENHDFFSGSGSSYVIGKAENTTDDDWDF, encoded by the coding sequence GTGACTACGTACAACGCATACTTTGAATCTCATCCGAAGCCGGTAGCGGCAATTAACTGGAACTCCATTCCGGATGAGAAAGATCTTGAAGTTTGGGACCGCCTGACGGGTAACTTCTGGCTTCCAGAAAAAATCCCAGTGTCTAACGACATCAAGAGCTGGAACACCCTTAATGATCTGGAAAAGCGGACCACCATGCGCGTGTTCACTGGCCTGACACTGCTGGATACCATTCAGGGAACCGTTGGTGCTGTGTCGATGCTTCCTGATGCTGTGTCTCTTCATGAGGAGGCGGTGTATACCAATATTGCCTTCATGGAAAGCGTTCACGCGAAGAGCTATTCCAATATCTTTATGACGCTTGCGTCCACACCGGAAATTAACGACGCATTCCGCTGGTCTGAGGAAAACGAAAACCTCCAGAAGAAAGCCAAGATCATTCTCTCTTACTACGAGGGTGACGATCCGCTGAAGCGCAAGGTTGCCTCGACGCTGTTGGAGTCCTTCTTGTTCTACTCGGGCTTCTATCTTCCGATGTATTGGTCTAGCCACGCCAAGCTTACTAACACCGCGGACATCATTCGCTTGATCATTCGCGACGAGGCTGTGCATGGCTACTACATCGGCTACAAATTCCAACAGGCGTTGCTCAAGGAAACTTCAGAGCGTCAAGCTGAGCTCAAGGAGTACACCTTCGACCTGCTCTACGATCTCTATGACAATGAGATCCAGTACACCGAAGACCTTTATGACGATCTTGGCTGGACGGAAGACGTGAAGCGCTTCTTGCGGTACAACGCCAATAAGGCCCTGAACAACTTGGGTTATGAGGCATTGTTCCCTGCGGATGAGTGTCGCGTGTCTCCGGCAATTCTTTCTGCGCTGTCCCCGAATGCTGATGAGAACCACGACTTCTTCTCGGGCTCTGGTTCTTCCTATGTAATCGGCAAAGCTGAGAACACCACGGACGACGACTGGGATTTCTAA
- a CDS encoding ferritin gives MSINEKLTAALNDQITAELEASMVYLQLSYILDDLSLTGMSSWMKKQHLEELDHAAAFSKHLLNRDYRPQIGDIAPPKLDAATAIEAFEASLAHEQKITSMIRELADLSMSVKDHDSRPLIDSFLQEQIEEEATVKEILDRLRMADTGTGLLRMDAELGER, from the coding sequence ATGAGCATCAATGAGAAGCTGACAGCAGCACTAAACGACCAAATCACCGCCGAGTTGGAAGCCTCCATGGTTTACCTCCAGCTCTCCTACATCTTGGATGATCTTTCCTTGACCGGAATGAGCAGCTGGATGAAGAAGCAACACCTGGAAGAACTTGATCACGCCGCAGCATTTTCCAAGCACCTTCTGAACCGCGACTACCGTCCACAGATCGGCGACATCGCACCTCCAAAGCTTGATGCTGCAACCGCTATCGAAGCATTTGAGGCATCCCTTGCTCACGAGCAGAAGATTACCAGCATGATCCGCGAACTTGCAGATCTTTCCATGTCTGTGAAGGACCACGATTCCCGTCCACTGATCGATAGCTTCCTGCAAGAGCAGATTGAAGAAGAAGCAACCGTGAAGGAAATCCTCGATCGCCTGCGTATGGCAGACACCGGAACCGGCCTATTGCGCATGGACGCCGAACTGGGAGAGCGTTAA
- the nrdE gene encoding class 1b ribonucleoside-diphosphate reductase subunit alpha, whose product MGRHVAEPVSRSEQLDYHALNALLNLYDANGRIQFDKDREAANQFFLQHVNQNTVFFHDLEEKIEYLVENNYYEPEVLDKYSFADIKDLFKQAYAHKFRFKSFLGAYKYYTSYTLKTFDGRRYLERFEDRVCMVALTLADGSIELARNLVDEIMTGRFQPATPTFLNSGKAQRGEPVSCFLLRIEDNMESIGRSINSALQLSKRGGGVALLLSNLRESGAPIKKIENQSSGVIPVMKLLEDSFSYANQLGARQGAGAVYLNAHHPDILSFLDTKRENADEKIRIKTLSLGIVIPDITFELAKRNEDMYLFSPYDVERVYGKPFADISVTDLYADMVEDPRIRKTKINARSFFQTIAEIQFESGYPYIMFEDTVNRANPIEGRINMSNLCSEILQVNSPSVLNADLTYEHVGEDISCNLGSMNIAMAMDSADFAKTVETAIRGLTAVSEQTSIDSVPSIKKGNDAAHAIGLGQMNLHGYLGREHIFYGSEEGLDFTNAYFAAVLYQCLRASHKIAVERGQRFEGFETSEYADGSYFDRFDPADFAPKTAKVQELFENSTIVVPTAQDWEELKQLVMKDGLFNRYLQAVPPTGSISYINNSTSSIHPIASRIEIRKEGKIGRVYYPAPHMDNDNLEYYQDAYEIGFEKVIDTYAVATKYVDQGLSLTLFFKDNVTTRDINRAQIYAWRKGIKSLYYIRLRQVALEGTEVEGCVSCML is encoded by the coding sequence ATGGGAAGGCACGTTGCTGAGCCAGTATCCCGCTCTGAGCAACTCGACTACCACGCACTGAACGCACTGTTGAACCTTTATGACGCAAACGGACGAATCCAATTTGATAAAGACCGCGAAGCGGCCAACCAGTTCTTCTTGCAGCATGTCAACCAGAACACGGTGTTCTTCCACGATCTAGAAGAAAAGATCGAATACCTCGTAGAAAACAACTACTACGAGCCCGAAGTACTGGACAAGTACTCCTTTGCGGACATCAAAGACCTATTCAAACAGGCCTATGCGCATAAGTTCCGCTTCAAGTCATTCTTGGGTGCCTACAAGTACTACACCTCGTACACACTCAAAACCTTCGACGGTCGACGCTACCTCGAACGCTTCGAGGATCGCGTGTGCATGGTGGCGCTAACGCTTGCCGACGGTTCCATCGAGCTGGCTCGTAACCTCGTTGACGAGATCATGACCGGACGTTTCCAGCCGGCAACCCCGACCTTCCTCAACTCCGGTAAGGCCCAGCGCGGCGAGCCGGTATCCTGCTTCCTGTTGCGTATCGAAGACAACATGGAATCGATCGGACGTTCCATTAACTCCGCACTACAGCTTTCTAAGCGCGGCGGCGGCGTGGCTTTGCTACTGAGCAACCTGCGTGAATCCGGTGCGCCGATCAAGAAGATCGAGAACCAGTCTTCCGGCGTTATCCCCGTGATGAAGCTGCTCGAAGACTCCTTCTCTTACGCAAACCAGCTCGGTGCCCGCCAAGGCGCAGGTGCTGTGTACCTCAACGCACACCACCCCGACATCTTGAGCTTCTTGGATACCAAGCGCGAAAATGCCGATGAGAAGATCCGCATTAAGACGCTGTCGTTGGGCATCGTGATCCCGGACATCACCTTTGAGCTGGCCAAGCGCAACGAAGACATGTATCTGTTTAGCCCCTATGACGTTGAGCGCGTCTACGGAAAGCCATTCGCAGATATCTCTGTCACCGATCTCTACGCTGACATGGTCGAAGATCCTCGCATCCGCAAGACCAAGATCAATGCGCGTTCGTTCTTCCAGACCATCGCAGAGATCCAGTTTGAGTCCGGCTACCCGTACATTATGTTCGAGGACACCGTTAACCGCGCCAACCCCATCGAAGGCCGGATTAACATGTCCAACCTGTGTTCGGAGATCCTGCAGGTCAACTCGCCATCAGTTCTTAACGCCGACCTCACCTACGAACACGTTGGCGAGGACATTTCCTGCAACCTTGGCTCTATGAACATCGCCATGGCCATGGATTCCGCCGACTTTGCTAAGACCGTGGAAACCGCAATTCGTGGCTTGACCGCTGTCTCCGAGCAGACCTCCATCGATTCGGTGCCGTCCATTAAGAAGGGCAACGACGCAGCTCATGCCATTGGCCTGGGTCAAATGAACCTGCATGGTTACTTGGGGCGTGAGCACATCTTCTACGGTTCTGAAGAAGGATTGGACTTTACCAACGCCTACTTCGCGGCTGTTTTGTACCAGTGCCTGCGTGCGTCGCACAAGATCGCTGTCGAGCGTGGCCAGCGTTTCGAGGGCTTTGAAACATCCGAGTACGCTGATGGCAGCTACTTTGATCGCTTCGACCCCGCCGATTTTGCGCCTAAGACCGCTAAGGTTCAAGAGCTATTTGAGAACTCCACCATTGTTGTGCCAACAGCGCAAGACTGGGAAGAGCTCAAGCAGTTGGTCATGAAGGACGGTTTGTTCAACCGTTACCTGCAGGCTGTGCCTCCGACCGGTTCGATCTCGTACATCAACAACTCCACCTCGTCGATTCACCCGATCGCTTCTCGCATCGAGATCCGTAAGGAAGGCAAGATTGGTCGTGTGTACTATCCAGCGCCACACATGGATAACGACAACTTGGAGTACTACCAAGATGCCTACGAGATCGGCTTTGAAAAAGTTATCGACACCTACGCGGTAGCAACCAAGTATGTTGACCAGGGACTTTCGTTGACGCTGTTCTTCAAGGACAACGTGACTACCCGTGACATCAACCGCGCGCAGATCTACGCATGGCGCAAGGGAATTAAGTCCTTGTATTACATCCGTCTACGCCAAGTTGCCCTTGAGGGCACCGAGGTCGAGGGGTGCGTGTCCTGCATGCTATAA
- the nrdI gene encoding class Ib ribonucleoside-diphosphate reductase assembly flavoprotein NrdI — MLIVYFSSATENTKRFVEKLGFPSQRIPLTRTDTPLRVDEPYVLVCPTYGGGASISGNNTKPVPVQVIKFLNNEHNRSFIRAVISGGNSNFGLDFGKAGDVISQKCSVPYVYRFELMGNDEDVRLVRDGLRENAAALGLEK; from the coding sequence ATGCTGATTGTCTATTTCTCTTCGGCTACTGAAAACACCAAAAGGTTTGTAGAGAAACTGGGATTTCCGTCCCAGCGCATCCCCCTCACTAGGACTGACACCCCGCTGCGTGTCGACGAACCCTACGTTCTTGTGTGCCCAACGTACGGCGGGGGAGCGTCGATAAGCGGAAACAACACAAAGCCAGTACCAGTTCAGGTGATTAAATTCCTGAACAACGAACATAATCGCAGTTTTATCCGCGCGGTCATCTCGGGCGGAAACTCCAACTTTGGCCTTGACTTTGGTAAAGCTGGGGATGTGATTTCGCAGAAATGTTCGGTACCCTATGTGTATCGATTTGAACTCATGGGCAACGATGAAGATGTAAGGCTAGTGCGCGACGGTCTGCGAGAAAACGCAGCGGCACTAGGTCTTGAAAAGTAA
- the nrdH gene encoding glutaredoxin-like protein NrdH, with protein MSITVYTKPACVQCNATKKALDRAGLDYTLVDISVDDQARDYVMGLGYLQAPVVEANGEHWSGFRPERISSLAAQVA; from the coding sequence ATGTCTATCACCGTGTATACCAAGCCAGCTTGCGTCCAGTGCAACGCAACCAAAAAGGCTCTCGACCGAGCCGGATTGGATTACACCCTCGTAGATATCAGCGTTGACGATCAGGCCCGCGACTACGTCATGGGGCTCGGGTATCTGCAGGCACCTGTCGTTGAAGCAAACGGCGAACACTGGTCAGGCTTCCGTCCTGAGCGCATCAGTTCCTTGGCGGCACAGGTAGCGTAG
- a CDS encoding phytoene/squalene synthase family protein, which produces MDHRQTFLSRYDTAACKAAHEIISCYSTSFGLATKLLRGRIRTDISNLYAMVRIADEIVDGTAHMAGLDPHAISQLLDDYEAAVLAAPAQRFHADPVLHAWALSARRCKFKTEQIQAFFASMRNDLHKHTYEAAEFNEYVYGSAEVIGLMCLDAFLVEQHPRPHERTLMEHGARSLGAAFQKINFLRDLEEDTHVLGRNYFPQLTGELTDATKALLVADIRTDLAAAYRCIPLLPFDARVGVQAAADLFTALTDRIHQASAVEVTHTRIRIPKAQKIAIITQAPWRALHG; this is translated from the coding sequence GTGGACCACCGGCAAACATTCCTCTCTCGCTACGACACCGCGGCATGCAAAGCAGCACATGAAATCATCAGCTGCTACTCCACCAGCTTCGGCCTAGCCACAAAACTCTTGCGTGGCCGCATCCGCACGGACATCAGCAACCTCTACGCCATGGTGCGCATCGCCGACGAAATCGTCGACGGCACAGCACACATGGCAGGCCTAGACCCCCACGCCATCTCCCAGCTGCTCGACGATTATGAAGCAGCCGTCCTCGCCGCCCCCGCGCAACGATTCCACGCCGACCCCGTCCTCCACGCTTGGGCGCTAAGCGCTAGGCGCTGCAAATTCAAAACTGAACAAATCCAGGCATTTTTCGCCTCCATGCGCAACGACCTGCACAAGCACACCTACGAAGCAGCCGAGTTCAACGAATACGTCTACGGCTCCGCCGAGGTCATAGGCCTTATGTGCTTGGACGCCTTCCTCGTAGAACAGCACCCCCGCCCCCACGAGCGCACCCTGATGGAACACGGAGCCCGCAGCCTCGGAGCAGCCTTCCAAAAAATCAACTTCTTGCGCGACCTCGAAGAAGACACCCACGTACTCGGACGCAACTATTTCCCCCAGCTCACCGGCGAGCTTACCGACGCCACCAAGGCGCTCCTCGTCGCCGACATCCGCACCGACCTTGCCGCCGCCTACCGCTGTATCCCACTCTTGCCTTTCGACGCCCGTGTCGGTGTCCAAGCAGCCGCAGACCTGTTTACAGCCCTAACCGACCGTATCCACCAAGCCTCCGCTGTCGAAGTCACCCACACTCGGATCCGTATCCCCAAAGCCCAAAAAATCGCCATCATCACCCAAGCCCCCTGGAGAGCATTACATGGCTAA
- the ykgO gene encoding type B 50S ribosomal protein L36, whose protein sequence is MKVRKSLRSLKNKPGAQVVRRRGKVYVINKKDPRFKARQG, encoded by the coding sequence ATGAAGGTCCGTAAGTCCCTTCGGTCGCTGAAGAACAAGCCGGGCGCTCAGGTTGTGCGTCGTCGCGGCAAGGTCTATGTGATCAACAAGAAAGACCCACGTTTCAAGGCTCGTCAGGGCTAA
- the nadE gene encoding ammonia-dependent NAD(+) synthetase, translating to MTTSPMRNNIIHRLGTKPTINPAEEIRTRVDFLTRYIKHSGTKGFALGISGGQDSTLAGRLAQLAVEQLREASYPAEFWAIRLPYGVQADEDDARIALEFIQPDHSVVINIKEATDAAARATAQALGLQDVGDFNKGNIKARQRMIAQYALAGEKKLLVIGTDHAAENVTGFFTKFGDGGADILPLAGLSKRQGAALLEHLGAPASTWEKVPTADLEEDRPALPDEEALGVTYREIDAYIEGHGEVSPEAQQRIEHLWKIGEHKRHLPVEPDDTWWN from the coding sequence ATGACTACTTCCCCCATGCGCAACAACATCATCCACCGACTAGGAACTAAACCGACCATCAACCCAGCGGAAGAAATCCGCACCCGCGTCGACTTTCTCACCCGTTACATCAAGCACTCTGGCACCAAAGGTTTCGCGCTAGGGATCTCCGGCGGACAAGATTCCACGCTCGCAGGCCGCCTCGCCCAACTCGCAGTAGAACAGCTACGAGAGGCCAGCTACCCCGCCGAATTCTGGGCAATCCGCCTCCCCTACGGTGTACAGGCCGACGAAGACGATGCCCGCATCGCCCTAGAATTTATCCAGCCCGACCACAGTGTGGTCATCAACATTAAAGAAGCGACCGACGCAGCCGCCCGCGCCACCGCCCAAGCATTGGGGCTTCAAGACGTAGGCGACTTCAATAAAGGCAACATCAAAGCCCGCCAACGCATGATCGCCCAATATGCACTCGCTGGGGAAAAGAAACTGCTCGTGATTGGCACCGACCATGCCGCAGAAAACGTCACCGGATTCTTTACAAAATTCGGCGACGGCGGCGCCGACATCCTCCCGCTTGCAGGCCTATCTAAACGCCAAGGTGCCGCCCTCCTAGAACACCTAGGCGCACCAGCATCCACGTGGGAAAAAGTCCCCACCGCCGACCTCGAAGAGGATCGCCCAGCGCTTCCCGACGAAGAAGCACTCGGCGTAACCTACCGAGAAATCGACGCCTACATCGAGGGACATGGAGAAGTCTCACCCGAGGCACAACAGCGCATCGAGCACCTCTGGAAGATTGGCGAACATAAGCGCCACCTGCCCGTCGAACCCGATGACACCTGGTGGAACTAG
- a CDS encoding pyridoxamine 5'-phosphate oxidase family protein, which yields MMGIMSDPITILDLSDSLSRLSSESVGRLVVHRKDDLDIFPVNFVLDNSAEQPRVYFRTAEGTKLFSVNLNSDVLFEVDRFDDAEGWSVVLKGNAHVVRDTEEARHADTLGLKPWLPTLKYNFVRIDVREVSGRAFVFGEEPERY from the coding sequence ATGATGGGAATTATGAGCGATCCAATTACCATTCTTGATTTATCTGATTCGTTGTCTCGACTGTCGTCGGAGTCGGTGGGCCGTCTTGTTGTGCACCGCAAGGATGATCTCGATATTTTCCCCGTAAATTTTGTGCTTGATAATTCTGCTGAGCAGCCTCGGGTGTATTTCCGCACGGCTGAAGGCACCAAGTTGTTTAGTGTGAACCTCAATTCTGATGTGTTGTTTGAGGTGGATCGCTTTGATGATGCAGAGGGCTGGTCGGTGGTCCTTAAGGGTAATGCGCATGTGGTTCGTGATACTGAAGAGGCTCGACATGCGGATACACTCGGCCTGAAACCATGGCTGCCAACGTTAAAGTACAACTTTGTGCGTATCGACGTCCGCGAGGTATCCGGCCGAGCGTTTGTCTTTGGGGAGGAACCGGAGCGCTACTAG